One segment of Tenrec ecaudatus isolate mTenEca1 chromosome 1, mTenEca1.hap1, whole genome shotgun sequence DNA contains the following:
- the LOC142437135 gene encoding olfactory receptor 6N2, with translation MEQHNHSRLVEFVLLGFPNVGQTRVWLFVLLLLAYLFTICGNLLIFLVIRLDAALHTPMYHFISILSFLELWYTATTIPKMLTNLLSEKKTISFAGCLLQTYFFHSLGASECYLLTAMAYDRYLAICRPLHYPAIMTPTLCAKMAACCWTCGFLCPISEVILVSQLPFCGYNEIQHIFCDFPPLLSLACKDTSVNVVVDFSINSFIILITFLFIMTSYGRIIEAVLKIRTAAGRTKAFSTCASHLIVVLIFFGCIIFMYVRLKKSYSLTLDRTLAVVYSVLTPLANPIIYSLRNKELIRAIKRTVFHKGGKTSPTHH, from the coding sequence ATGGAGCAGCACAACCACTCACGGCTGGTTGAATTTGTGCTCCTTGGCTTCCCCAACGTGGGGCAGACCAGGGTATGGCTCTTTGTCCTGCTGCTGTTGGCATACCTGTTCACTATCTGCGGTAACCTGCTCATCTTCTTAGTCATACGACTGGATGCAGCTCTACACACACCCATGTACCACTTTATAAGTATTCTCTCCTTTTTGGAGCTGTGGTACACAGCCACCACCATCCCCAAAATGCTAACCAATCTTCTCAGCGAGAAGAAAACCATATCTTTTGCTGGATGCCTCCTCCAGACATACTTCTTCCACTCGCTAGGGGCCTCTGAGTGCTATCTTCTTACAGCCATGGCCTATGACAGATACCTAGCCATTTGCCGACCCCTCCACTACCCTGCAATTATGACCCCAACACTTTGTgccaagatggccgcttgttgctGGACTTGTGGTTTCCTGTGTCCGATTTCTGAAGTCATTCTTGTCTCCCAACTCCCCTTCTGTGGCTACAATGAAATTCAACATATTTTCTGTGACTTTCCACCTCTGCTGAGTCTAGCCTGCAAAGACACATCTGTTAATGTTGTGGTGGatttttccatcaattccttcATAATCCTTATCACTTTCCTCTTCATTATGACTTCGTATGGGAGGATCATTGAAGCGGTGCTGAAGATAAGAACAGCAGCAGGAAGAACAAAGGCCTTCTCCACATGCGCCTCACATCTCATTGTGGTGCTCATCTTCTTTGGGTGCATCATCTTCATGTATGTGAGACTTAAGAAAAGCTATTCTCTGACCCTTGACCGCACACTGGCTGTAGTCTACTCTGTACTAACACCACTGGCCAACCCAATTATTTATAGTCTTCGTAACAAGGAACTCATTAGGGCCATCAAGAGGACTGTCTTCCACAAGGGGGGCAAAACCAGTCCTACTCACCATTAA